The Streptomyces sp. DH-12 genome has a window encoding:
- a CDS encoding LysR family transcriptional regulator: MDLALLRTFVTVHRAGSFTRAAALLGLSQPAVTSQIRTLERQVGRPLFLRQARGVTPTTIGDELAHKAAPHLDALVEIAESGLEQDSSLRTLHLAGPPEFTAERALPALTELTGEDGQGFALRASFGTVDEVLEGLAAGHHDLAISTIRPRGALLSATALCDEEHVLVAAPDWAERIGTGTLRRAGPTALERVPVVEVHESLPFVARYWASVFDSRPVCPGTVIVPDLRAVLACATAGAGLAVLPRYLCAGALTRGEVVTLHEPAVPPLRTYFLAVRTGTLAMPHIARAHEWLERAAADWC, from the coding sequence GTGGATCTGGCCTTGCTGCGGACCTTCGTGACCGTGCACCGGGCCGGTTCCTTCACGCGCGCGGCGGCCCTGCTGGGCCTCTCACAGCCGGCCGTCACCTCGCAGATCAGAACGCTGGAGCGGCAGGTCGGGCGGCCCCTGTTCCTGCGGCAGGCGCGCGGGGTGACGCCGACGACGATCGGCGACGAACTCGCCCACAAGGCGGCGCCGCACCTGGACGCCCTGGTGGAGATAGCCGAGTCCGGGCTGGAGCAGGACTCCTCGTTACGTACCCTGCACCTCGCCGGACCTCCCGAGTTCACCGCCGAGCGGGCGCTGCCCGCGCTCACGGAGCTGACCGGCGAGGACGGCCAGGGCTTCGCGCTGCGGGCCTCCTTCGGCACCGTGGACGAGGTCCTCGAAGGACTCGCCGCCGGCCACCACGACCTGGCCATCAGCACCATCCGGCCGCGCGGTGCGCTGCTCTCGGCCACCGCGCTCTGCGACGAGGAGCACGTCCTGGTCGCCGCGCCCGACTGGGCCGAGCGGATCGGCACCGGGACGCTCCGCCGGGCCGGGCCGACCGCCCTCGAGCGGGTTCCGGTCGTGGAGGTGCACGAGTCGCTCCCCTTCGTCGCCCGTTACTGGGCCTCCGTGTTCGACTCCCGTCCGGTCTGTCCGGGCACGGTGATCGTCCCGGACCTGCGGGCCGTGCTGGCGTGCGCCACGGCCGGGGCGGGTCTCGCGGTGCTGCCGCGCTATCTGTGCGCGGGCGCGCTGACGCGCGGCGAGGTCGTGACCCTGCACGAACCCGCGGTGCCTCCGCTGCGCACCTACTTCCTGGCCGTCCGCACGGGCACGCTGGCGATGCCGCACATCGCACGGGCCCACGAGTGGCTGGAGCGGGCGGCCGCCGACTGGTGCTGA
- a CDS encoding cystathionine gamma-lyase, whose translation MSDATRGTGGPGDGTRAVRAGLPEPVKHEPTLPGPVFAAHFHLPGDPTGPYTYGRDENPTWTLLERAIGELEAPGRDGVETLVFASGMAAISAVLFSQLRAGDAVVLPDDGYQALPLARAQLEAYGIEVRTAPTGGDAQLEVLDGAKLLWIETPSNPGLDVCDVRRLAEAAHARGALVAVDNTLATPLGQRPLELGADFAVASGTKQLTGHGDVLLGYVTGRDAGAMAAVRRWRKIVGAIPGPMEAWLAHRSIATLQLRVERQSATALRLAEALRERPEVTGLRYPGLPDDPSHRIASLQMRRYGCVVSFTLPSRERADRFLDALRLVDDATSFGGVRSTAERRGRWGGDAVPEGFVRFSVGAEDPEDLVADVLRALDATADRPADI comes from the coding sequence ATGAGCGACGCGACAAGGGGCACGGGCGGACCGGGCGACGGCACCCGTGCGGTGCGGGCCGGGCTGCCCGAGCCGGTGAAGCACGAGCCGACCCTGCCCGGGCCGGTGTTCGCCGCCCACTTCCATCTGCCGGGCGACCCGACCGGCCCGTACACCTACGGCCGGGACGAGAACCCGACGTGGACCCTGCTGGAGCGGGCCATCGGCGAACTGGAGGCTCCGGGGCGGGACGGCGTCGAGACGCTGGTGTTCGCCTCCGGCATGGCCGCCATCTCCGCGGTGCTGTTCTCCCAGCTCCGCGCGGGGGACGCGGTCGTCCTCCCGGACGACGGCTACCAGGCGCTGCCACTGGCGCGCGCCCAGCTGGAGGCGTACGGCATCGAGGTGCGCACCGCGCCGACCGGCGGCGACGCCCAGCTGGAAGTGCTGGACGGCGCGAAGCTGCTGTGGATCGAGACGCCCTCCAACCCCGGTCTGGACGTGTGTGACGTGCGGCGGCTCGCCGAAGCGGCCCACGCGCGGGGGGCCCTGGTCGCCGTCGACAACACCCTGGCGACGCCGCTGGGCCAGCGCCCGCTGGAGCTCGGCGCGGACTTCGCGGTGGCCAGCGGCACCAAGCAGCTGACCGGACACGGCGACGTGCTCCTCGGGTACGTCACCGGCCGGGACGCCGGGGCGATGGCCGCCGTGCGGCGTTGGCGCAAGATCGTCGGCGCCATTCCGGGGCCCATGGAGGCGTGGCTCGCCCACCGGTCGATCGCCACGCTGCAGCTGCGCGTGGAGCGGCAGAGCGCCACCGCGCTGCGGCTCGCCGAGGCGCTGCGGGAGCGGCCGGAGGTCACGGGCCTGCGCTATCCGGGGCTGCCCGACGACCCGTCCCACAGGATCGCGTCGCTGCAGATGCGCCGCTACGGGTGCGTGGTGTCCTTCACACTGCCGTCCCGCGAGCGGGCGGACCGTTTCCTGGACGCCCTGCGGCTCGTGGACGACGCGACGAGTTTCGGCGGCGTGCGGTCCACGGCCGAGCGGCGCGGACGCTGGGGCGGGGACGCGGTGCCGGAGGGCTTCGTCCGCTTCTCCGTGGGCGCCGAGGACCCGGAGGACCTGGTCGCGGACGTGCTGCGGGCGCTGGACGCAACGGCAGACCGACCTGCGGACATCTGA